The following proteins come from a genomic window of Micromonas commoda chromosome 2, complete sequence:
- a CDS encoding FYVE zinc finger protein (pfam 01363: FYVE zinc finger; The FYVE zinc finger is named after four proteins that it has been found in: Fab1, YOTB/ZK632.12, Vac1, and EEA1): MAAADPFARFVPSTTPAPAPEPDAPTVTLREVMSPPASVPEVQTTVSEIREAPPCTLTVTLDKSSYNAGETVTGTVKIENDVAMVAKRVEVTIQGRERVTLQRTRVIPEQELAPFHHLQGRSHKEHHARLRIHPKPDVRNLVAEREWRARNGHVSQGKSVTIVEDETQIETVFAERRVVLQLPGVSGGDLPAGTRHEPFSAVIPRAAPSAFYVAGGNWSHGKGYLAEIVYTASAAMVGPEQPRSPGGGGGTRPTIGTGPAAPAVELGDGEALLASAKRHFLVTQQLNPSLNPAMTAMSASTTGGFQGGFQTSGLTPSGASGSGPGSDVVQYANPLAVDAAPRFAGPTVSGSRQFMTGGNLRATVTLDRSVYVPGGDSAAAKLEVNCSAAQACTMVGFHAVCAVNLVANSQKWAQTFELQKESVDTRHPGFPPGYYGERFLPLQFPPGWPATTHGALVRCNYGLRCVLYLPKTFDMTLDAPVVVAPSASMYSCARPAGAPFTGPGTALPPAPDLPPPRIFRPLWVDDALAHACRGCHSRFGVFNRRHHCRQCGHVFCVRCANEKRPLPRLGYRLPQRVCAGCLPEALRTGGAFTPVEEQVDATYWRQKMAHPGLGPTPPVPTAYARGAGHATGATGGDAEFQREAIFSSNLDGGGDGTDPGVDVAGSGGSAAAGWGANHGGGGGAMGAGNAGGGAVTPPATLTAELR; this comes from the exons ATGGCAGCCGCGGACCCCTTCGCGCGGTTcgtgccgtcgacgacgccggctccCGCCCCGGAGCCGGACGCCCCGACCGTGACCCTGCGGGAGGTGatgtccccgcccgcgtccgtcccggaGGTTCAGACGACCGTCTCCGAGATTAGAGAGGCGCCCCCGTGCACGCTGACGGTGACGCTTGACAAGAGCTCGTACAACGCGGGGGAGACGGTGACGGGCACCGTCAAGATCGAGAACGACGTCGCCATGGTGGCTAAG cgcgtcgaggtgaCCATCCAgggccgcgagcgcgtcacCCTTCAGCGCACTCGCGTCATCCCCGAGCAGGAACTCGCCCCGTTCCACCACCTCCAGGGCAGATCCCACAAGGAGCATCACGCGCGCCTTCGCATTCATCCCAAGCCCGACGTTCGcaacctcgtcgccgagcgagagTGGCGCGCCCGCAACGGCCACGTCAGCCAGGGTAAGTCGGTCAccatcgtcgaggacgagacgCAGATCGAGACGGTGTTCGCGGAGCGCCGGGTCGTGCTGCAGCTTCCGGGCGTTTCCGGCGGTGACCTacccgcggggacgcgtcACGAGCCCTTCTCCGCGGTgatcccccgcgcggcgccgtccgcgtttTACGTCGCAGGGGGTAACTGGAGCCACGGCAAGGGATACCTCGCGGAGATCGTGtacaccgcgagcgcggcgatggtcgGGCCGGAGCAGCCGCGGTCTccagggggcggcggcgggactcGGCCGACCATCGGCACgggccccgcggcgcccgccgtggagttgggcgacggcgaggcgttgCTCGCGTCAGCCAAGCGTCATTTCCTCGTGACGCAGCAGCTCAACCCGTCGCTCAAcccggcgatgaccgcgatgtccgcgtccaccaccggcGGGTTCCAGGGCGGGTTCCAGACCTCGGGGTTGAcgccgagcggcgcgtcgggctcgggccCGGGCTCCGACGTCGTGCAATACGCGAACCCGCTGGctgtggacgccgcgccgaggttcgcGGGCCCGACGGTGAGCGGCTCGAGGCAGTTCATGACGGGCGGGAACCTGAGGGCGACCGTCACCCTCGACAGGAGCGTGTACGTACCCGGGGGggactccgcggcggcaaagCTGGAGGTGAactgctccgcggcgcaggcgtgCACCATGGTCGGTTTCCACGCGGTGTGCGCGGTGAACCTCGTCGCCAACTCGCAAAAGTGGGCGCAGACGTTCGAGTTGCAGAAGGAAAGCGTCGACACCCGGCACCCGGGCTTTCCCCCCGGGTACTACGGCGAGCGTTTCCTGCCGCTTCAATTTCCCCCCGGGTGGCCCGCCACGACGCACGGAGCCCTCGTGCGGTGCAACTACGGCTTGCGCTGCGTGCTGTACCTGCCCAAGACGTTCGACATGACCCTGGACGCGCCCGTGGTCGTggctccgtcggcgtcgatgtaCTCGTGCGCGAGGCCCGCCGGGGCGCCCTTCACCGGACCGGGCACGGCGCTCCCGCCGGCTCCCgacttgccgccgccgcgaatcTTCCGCCCGCTgtgggtcgacgacgcgctcgcgcacgcctGCCGCGGGTGCCACAGCAGGTTCGGCGTCTTCAACCGGCGCCACCACTGCAGACAGTGCGGCCACGTCTTCTGCGTGAGATGCGCCAACGAGAAGCGCCCACTACCGAGGCTCGGGTACCGGCTTCCCCAGCGCGTGTGCGCCGGGTGCCTTCCGGAGGCGCTCCGGACGGGCGGCGCCTTCACGCCGGTGGAGGAAcaggtggacgcgacgtaCTGGCGCCAGAAGATGGCGCACCCGGGGTTgggcccgacgccgccggtgcccacCGCGTACGCGAGGGGAGCGGGAcacgcgacgggggcgacgggcggagACGCGGAGTTTCAGAGGGAGGCGATTTTCAGCTCAAAcctcgacgggggcggcgacggtacCGACCCCGGGGTtgacgtcgcgggttcggggggatcggcggcggcgggctgggGGGCGAAccacgggggcggcggtggtgctatgggcgcggggaacgcgggaggaggtgcggtgacgcccccggcgacgctcACGGCGGAGCtgcggtga
- a CDS encoding predicted protein codes for MGTAAATKGVRGARATPWAAALEKGVEGWSSFTETGSGEDIRTEDGSREVVDSARVRAGAAAASAGAPAADGPVAARSGGDGKSADAKSGGGTGAAAASGADGKAPSGGGDATVAAKRDAKDPNNPAGKRPALDQGWRLYRRDVEWQCRWLELRMVEIDGHVDRYQRMLDGIERAKRRGGDDDGVEAAEKTTTTSGEPETTALTDGVATRMKRRRQHQGDTPPPNPVLGTHPLLVADDDAMFGFGTARTTDQKPEKLTAAQRKRRKKEAAAQAALADKLANKSGSGTGSDSDLSTAALYEQIEVLQQRVTALHARLGQPAPELNGTGSVVAIRNNRGAAMGAFGGFAREPIKPPVEKLKSRRDDFDINNVVGANEGAKFVERAQHVDICTPGVRPAPTYAMAPINDQRGSARAEKAKAQAEAAAAAAIVAGEGGNAAAVAEARTAGLPDGALDDDDCLSEDTSDEAYVHRHAHLEVAERKARTLPDKRDKRDKDRNAGGGHGGATGAARADDADSGDGSNKRRKGGGSGSASPPTPPAVLAEPAVVAEDDGEPELNSAALVG; via the coding sequence atgggcaccgcggcggcgacgaagggcgTCAGGGGCGCGAGAGCGACGCCCTGggcggccgcgctcgagaaggGCGTGGAGGGATGGAGCTCCTTCACGGAGACGGGCAGCGGGGAGGACATCAGGACGGAGGATGGGAGCCGCGAGGTCGTGGACAGCGCGAgggttcgcgccggcgccgcggcggccagcgcgggcgcgccggctgCCGACGGTCCCGTCGCGGCCAGAtccggcggtgacggcaagtccgcggacgccaagtccggcggcggcaccggcgccgcggccgcgagcggcgccgacggcaaggccccgagcggcggcggcgacgcgaccgtcgccgcgaagagggaCGCGAAGGATCCGAACAATCCCGCCGGCAAGCGACCCGCGCTGGATCAGGGCTGGAGGCTctaccgccgcgacgtcgagtgGCAGTGCCGGTGGCTCGAGCTCCGCATGGTGGAGATCGACGGCCACGTGGACAGGTACCAGCGCATGCTCGACGGCATCGAACGCGCcaagcggcgcgggggcgacgacgacggagtcgaagccgccgaaaaaacgacgacgacgtccggcGAACCCGAGACGACCGCCCTCACCGACGGCGTAGCCACGCGCATGAAGCGCAGGCGCCAACACCAGGGCgacaccccgccgcccaacCCCGTCCTGGGCACCCAcccgctcctcgtcgccgacgacgacgccatgtTTGGTTTCGGCACGGCGCGTACGACTGATCAAAAACCGGAgaagctcaccgccgcgcagagGAAGCGGcgcaagaaggaggcggccgcgcaGGCTGCCCTCGCGGACAAGTTGGCCAACAAGAGCGGAAGCGGCACCGGCAGCGACAGCGAcctctccaccgccgcgctctacGAGCAGATTGAGGTTTTGCAGCAGAGGGTCACGGCGCTGCACGCCAGGCTGGGCCAGCCCGCCCCCGAGTTGAACGGCACCGGCTCAGTCGTGGCGATCAGGAacaaccgcggcgccgccatgGGCGCCTTTGGCGGATTCGCTCGAGAGCCCATAAAGCCCCCCGTCGAGAAGCTCAAGAGCAGGAGGGACGATTTCGACATCAacaacgtcgtcggcgccaacgAGGGGGCCAAATTCGTCGAGCGAGCGCAGCACGTCGACATCTGCACCCCCGGCGTtcgcccggcgcccacgTACGCCATGGCCCCGATCAACGACCAGCgcggctcggcgagggcggagaaggccaaggcgcaggcggaagccgcggcggcggcggccatcgtcgcgggcgaggggggcaacgcggcggctgtcgcggaggcgagaaCCGCGGGGCttcccgacggcgccctcgacgacgacgactgccTCTCGGAGGATACCAGCGACGAGGCGTacgtccaccgccacgcGCACCTGGAGGTGGCGGAGCGCAAGGCTCGCACGCTGCCGGATAAGAGGGACAAGCGGGACAAGGACAGGAACGCCGGGGGCGGCcacgggggcgcgacgggggcggcgagggcggatgACGCAGACTCGGGTGACGGGTCGAACAAGCGGAGGAAGGGCGGGGGTAGCGGGAGCGCGAGCCCAccgacgccccccgcggtTTTAGCGGagcccgcggtggtggcggaggacgacggcgagccggAGCTGaactccgcggcgctcgtggggTGA
- a CDS encoding predicted protein, producing the protein MEGPRLPPSPRERPPPGPSPRGKGIGASPERDAAARRSLTSSLTSSVPPRPAPGTAIGDGGTNAPATTSKRASAYYESSTNLPRCTPDAEARGSNPRDGAGSSARRSIESFGVTAVGLGLGRGGLGRGGLGVSSFDAAYRDAMRASTESGRSEVDAQTAELLAAQQAQLSELNEQLRSLQSQLGSLRRSDGGGRPSGGADDDGGGGDDDDAFRERSSARAMRSPRFGVGESAGSGFTAASRESGSRFSAASSSGHSKRSSDAATNTVWAAPEAGVKASAGGGMRGTGDQPPSPIEEEREEDEAKAWKYEGDGRKSRAVMTDPWVGARGGAAARAVTAGRARTSTRMSVIRRSVAPRASRAGDASSIAPAIDDAAGGDGDGDGDEGAAARDVPPLPPLPRGLATTCAAPLPIATEPPARARSPAAIGLELITNSGDENPGPGFVEGFERDAGADRVDSPGLVPSRNSAFTAVRVSDGGAGDDATGGTFFGGQLRGSGAWFGTSDGGSVRASVGNSSARWSVGSRESVSSLAAQAAAEAAGMLEGSDAPNQQHRLSQSNTGPAFRRFPLFAEGDSMPESPATDDPDETEGDSEVAQGSDDAGRKRAGDAFDRSPPPASTTGGHEDGDEVLRASSDTFSAVSTSQAGSLSLRGGIGGGDRDGSTLHDDDYSDSDFDDAGTAVTGTTTGRADPDGWTPPTRWGVQKMSEAAIYDPAGDDDAPGRLRSPARAPERGPSLDEFAGARSAEERERIESTAVAEVMPTISYQPLSDDEDSEDDELMKRLLKKYGVSAPKGL; encoded by the coding sequence ATGGAGGGGCCGCGGTTGCCGCCGTCCCCTCGGGAGAGGCCGCCTCCCGGTCCATCACCCAGGGGCAAGGGGATCGGGGCGAGtccggagcgcgacgccgccgcgaggcgctcgttgACCTCCTCGCTGACCTCCTCCgtgcccccgcgcccggcgccggggacggccatcggggacggggggacgaacgcgccggcgacgacgtccaaacgcgcctcggcgtactACGAGTCGTCCACTAACCTCCCGCGGTGTACCCCCGACGCTGAGGCGCGAGGATCGAACCcccgggacggcgcgggctccagcgcgcggcggtcgatcGAGTCCttcggcgtcaccgccgtcgggctcgggctcggccgcggcgggctcggccgCGGGGGCCTCGGAGTCTCATCCTTCGACGCGGCCTACAGGGATGCAATGCGCGCGAGCACGGAGAGCGGACGgagcgaggtggacgcgcagaccgcggagctcctcgccgcgcaacAGGCGCAGCTCTCGGAGCTCAACGAGCAGCTTCGATCGCTCCAGTCGCAACTCGGGAGTCTCAggcggagcgacggcggcgggcgcccgtccggaggcgcggacgacgacggcggcggcggcgacgacgatgacgcgtTTCGGGaacggtcgtcggcgcgcgcgatgaggtcgccgaggttcggcgtcggcgagtccGCGGGCTCCGgtttcaccgccgcctcgcgggAATCGGGGTCACggttctcggcggcgtcctcctccggtCACTCCAAGAGgagctccgacgccgccaccaaCACCGTgtgggcggcgcccgaggctGGCGTGAAGGCgtcggccggcggcgggatgcgCGGTACCGGCGACCAGCCGCCGTCCCCGATCGAGGAGGaacgggaggaggacgaggcgaaggCTTGGAAGTACGAAGGAGACGGGCGGAAGAGCCGGGCGGTCATGACGGATCCGTGGGTGGGTGCGCGGgggggagccgccgcgcgtgccgtgacggcgggacgcgcgagaacgtcgacgcggatgagCGTCATACGGcggtccgtcgcgccgagggcgtctcgcgcgggcgacgcatCGTCGATTGCACCGGCGattgacgacgcggcgggcggcgacggcgacggcgacggcgacgaaggggccgcggcgcgggacgtgcccccgctcccgccgctccctcGCGGGCTCGCGACCACGTGCGCCGCACCGCTCCCGATCGCGACGGAACCGCCGGCACGGGCGcgatcccccgcggcgatcgggtTGGAACTTATAACTAATTCCGGGGATGAAAACCCGGGTCCCGGGTTCGTCGAAGGGTTTGAAAgggacgcgggtgccgatcgcgtcgactCCCCCGGTCTCGTTCCGAGCAGAAACtccgcgttcaccgccgtgcgcgtgagcgacggcggggcgggcgacgacgcgacggggggaaCGTTCTTTGGGGGACAGCTGCGGGGGAGCGGCGCGTGGTTCGGGACCAGCGACGGGGGCAGCGTTCGAGCGTCGGTGGGGAACAGTtccgcgcggtggagcgtGGGTTCGCGTGAGTCGGtatcgtcgctcgcggctcaggcggcggcggaggcggcggggatgcTGGAGGGATCGGACGCGCCCAACCAGCAGCACAGGCTGAGCCAGTCCAACACCGGACCGGCGTTTCGGCGGTTCCCGCTGTTCGCGGAAGGGGACAGCATGCCCGAGtctccggcgacggacgacccGGATGAAACCGAGGGAGACTCCGAGGTGGCACAGGgaagcgacgacgcggggagaAAACGGGCAGgggacgcgttcgaccggtcgccgccgcccgcgtcgacgaccgggGGCCACGAGGACGGAGATGAGGTGCTCCGCGCGTCCAGCGATACGTTCAGCGCGGTGAGCACGAGCCAGGCGGGGTCGCTGAGCCTCAggggcggcatcggcggcggcgacagggACGGCAGCACCctgcacgacgacgactactCCGATTCCGACTttgacgacgccggcacggcggtgaccgggacgacgaccgggAGGGCGGACCCGGACGGATGGACCCCGCCCACGAGGTGGGGGGTGCAGAAAATGTCGGAGGCTGCGATTTACGAcccggcgggcgacgacgacgcacccGGGAGGCTtcgatcgcccgcgcgagcgcccgagAGGGGACCGTCGCTCGACGAGTTCGCGGGAGCCCggagcgccgaggagcgggagcggATCGAGTCCacggccgtcgcggaggtcaTGCCCACGATCTCGTACCAGCCGctctcggacgacgaggacagcgaagacgacgagttGATGAAGCGACTCTTGAAAAAGTACGGAGTCTCGGCGCCCAAAGGTCTATAG
- a CDS encoding predicted protein — MSLTVVRATLNNDTPISGVELSPYVVTRKGDGTSTTADIPESDPADGAYLRYRWYRSGSHRKASVCSVHPGEPAVLQNVHSKTYHCDEECFTQSWREWMRDRIAQGLDQEQRNPLWRPPHLKDQANHSSPHGSSHNLNAADGHHKQHRPPRHVEPIVAKDEPETWTEVGREKSYSATMDDVGHLLKFEVVPVDAASGAGCGAPETFTTGRVIPAPTPPRRNLVPVARHDGSEGGTFTVLTYNVLADLYATSEMYGYTPQWALSWNYRRQNILKEIVMHDADILCLQEVQSDHFEDFFAGELAKAGYTAVYKKKTAQVFSQGTYVIDGCAIFFKKDRFTLIKKYEVEFNKAALSLVESLGGSSQKKDALNRLMKDNVALIVVLEALEQPGVQAPQGKRQLLCVANTHIHANTELNDVKLWQVHTLLKGLEKIAASAEIPMVVCGDFNSVPGSAAHNLLSNGRVDGAHPELATDPFGILRPPSKLQHPLPLVSAYTALTKQPCLESEAAERQRTRMDAQGTGEPIFTNCTKDFFGTLDYIFYTDDTLAPLSLLELPSEKECRNKYGGLPNTQCSSDHVALMAEFQWGAARQW; from the exons ATGTCGCTgaccgtcgtccgcgcgacgctcaACAACGACACGCCAATCTCAGG GGTTGAGCTGTCACCGTACGTCGTGACGCGCAAGGGGGACGGCACGTCGACCACCGCCGACATCCCGGAGTCGGAtcccgcggacggcgcctACCTGCGGTACAGGTGGTACCGCAGCGGATCGCACAGGAAGGCTTCGGTGTGCAgcgtccaccccggcgaACCCGCGGTGCTTCAGAACGTCCACAGCAAGACGTACCACTGCGACGAGGAGTGCTTCACGCAGTCGTGGAGGGAGTGGATGCGCGACCGCATAGCCCAAGGTTTGGACCAGGAGCAGCGCAACCCGCTGTGGAGGCCGCCCCACCTGAAGGACCAGGCGAACCACTCATCCCCGCACGGCTCGAGTCACAAcctcaacgccgccgacggccatCACAAGCAGCACAGGCCCCCGCGGCACGTCGAACCGATCGTCGCCAAGGATGAGCCGGAGACGTGGACGGAGGTGGGCCGGGAGAAGAGTTACAGCGCCacgatggacgacgtcgggcaCCTGCTCAAGTTTGAGGTTGTCCCGGTGGATGCCGCCTCCGGCGCCGGGTGCGGAGCGCCCGAGACGTTCACCACCGGCCGAGTCatcccggcgccgacgccgcctcggcgtaaCCTGGTGCCCGTGGCGAGACACGACGGGAGCGAGGGCGGGACTTTCACCGTGCTCACGTACAACGTCCTCGCGGATCTCTACGCCACGAGCGAGATGTACGGGTACACGCCGCAGTGGGCGCTGAGCTGGAACTACAGGCGGCAGAACATCCTCAAGGAGATCGTCATGCACGACGCGGACATCCTGTGTCTGCAGGAGGTGCAGAGCGATCACTTCGAGGACTTCTTCGCCGgggagctcgccaaggctggCTACACCGCGGTGTACAAGAAGAAGACGGCGCAGGTGTTCAGCCAGGGCACGTACGTCATCGACGGGTGCGCCATCTTTTTCAAGAAGGACCGGTTCACGCTGATCAAGAAGTACGAGGTGGAGTTCAACAAAGCGGCGCTCTCCCTGGTGGAGTCGCTCGGCGGGTCCTCCCAGAAGAAGGACGCGCTCAACCGGCTGATGAAGGACAACGTCGCGCTGATCGTcgtgctcgaggcgctggagcagCCCGGCGTCCAGGCGCCGCAGGGTAAGCGTCAGCTGCTCTGCGTGGCGAACACCCACATCCACGCCAACACCGAGCTCAACGACGTGAAACTCTGGCAGGTCCACACCCTGCTCAAGGGCCTGGAgaagatcgccgcgtcggcggagattCCCATGGTGGTCTGCGGCGACTTCAACTCGGTCCCGGGCAGCGCCGCGCATAACCTCCTGAGCAACGGCCGGGTGGACGGGGCGCAtcccgagctcgcgacggatcCCTTTGGCATTCTCAGGCCCCCGTCGAAGCTGCAGCACCCGCTGCCGCTGGTGTCAGCGTACACGGCGCTGACCAAGCAGCCGTGCCTGgagagcgaggcggcggagaggcaGAGGACGCGCATGGACGCCCAGGGCACGGGCGAGCCCATCTTCACCAACTGCACCAAGGATTTCTTCGGGACGCTCGACTACATCTTCTACACGGACGACACCCTGGCGCCGCTCTCCCTGCTCGAGCTCCCCTCCGAGAAGGAGTGCAGGAACAAGTACGGGGGACTGCCCAACACCCAGTGCTCGTCGGATCACGTGGCGCTCATGGCGGAGTTCCAgtggggcgcggcgaggcagtGGTAG
- a CDS encoding predicted protein, producing MYDPPASPGRFRYPAPLDEDADDEPPTTPGGDSLFTTTANPLTKPPLKAFAGSWAQDAPRSPLKRAKVGSDDAATPTKLTKSPARRRVLSDLYGRLTVATEREPSGEDVASTEQGTDATGETGGERGSQRRACAPLRVACRPPRRSEDRPKVIQLLTPVSAARLAEDFAGLPSPLSVPW from the coding sequence atgtacgacccgcccgcgtcacCGGGGCGATTCCGAtaccccgcgcccctcgacgaggatgccgacgacgagcctcCTAcgacgcccggcggcgactcccTGTTCACCACCACCGCAAACCCGCTCACGAAGCCGCCTCTCAAAGCCTTCGCCGGTTCCTGGGCGCaggacgcgccgcgctccccgctgaagcgcgccaaggttggcagcgacgacgccgcgacgccgacgaagcTCACGAAgagccccgcgcgcaggAGGGTGCTCTCCGATCTCTACGGGCGTCTCACCgtggcgacggagcgcgagcCCAGCGGTGAGGACGTGGCCTCCACTGAGCAGGGAACCGACGCGACTGGAGAGACGGGGGGTGAGCGCGGGTCGCAGAGGCGGGCTTGCGCGCCGCTGAGGGTGGCGTGTCGCCCCCCGAGGAGGTCCGAGGACAGGCCGAAGGTGATCCAGCTCCTCACGCCCGTCTCGGCGGCcaggctcgccgaggacttCGCCgggctcccgtcgccgctctccgTGCCGTGGTAA
- a CDS encoding predicted protein has translation MTERAGERVMHRPTYVDIRLPATMSPPASPDKPARRASSGSRRGSWPSTGLPRFSFSLSFWACVALFWTLACLLFTAVPVDRRRAIISESRDDAWRERLSLVSAGIWDTVSSLKDAAAGNFLGRDARTCASVEPRGVLGLPMYAYLDAMADRTSSNVRDIARRAAEDRRDRRVVSATPSPEPSRWTGPEHLTRVVATHHKTGTALMRDVFSHIASDPRWAAKYGPFADVRWMEDHPERSGVDESRAAVAAARIVLDYHLGKQLPEFMLARGHRGDGLDGLGDGDDDANDDGDGVQGTSSKDGVSSVPRECASLVSTLGEYRAVHVVRDPTQVLISGYLYHRRLPGDERWLFEPSPELGGGTYADRLASADKLGATDAMLAEIAMADDELRALALAYRDVERDPRGMNVKLESFFEDFDGTMGAVLRFLEFEEGDVGEMVKLAGEFDVGRWSQEELAANEHFTQKEDRRPYVEAIRQDPFLNATVSYMRYAMGYVHEFPTFWGE, from the coding sequence AtgacggagcgcgcgggcgaacgCGTGATGCATCGGCCGACGTACGTGGACATTCGCctgccggcgacgatgtcgccgccggcgagcccCGATaaaccggcgcgacgcgcgtcgtccgggtcccGACGCGGCTCCTGGCCGAGCACGGGGTTGCCCAGGTTTTCCTTTTCCTTATCCTTCtgggcgtgcgtcgcgctcttTTGGACGCTCGCGTGCCTCCTGTTCACCGCGGTTCCGGTCGacaggcgacgcgcgataATCTCTGagtcgcgcgacgacgcgtggcgcgagcgcctgtCGCTCGTCTCCGCGGGAATATGGGACACCGTGTCGTCCCtcaaggacgccgccgctggaaACTTCCTGGGACGAGACGCGAGAACGTGCGCGTCggtcgagccgcgcggtgTTCTCGGCCTTCCCATGTACGCCTacctcgacgcgatggcggacaGGACCTCGTCCAACGTGAGAgacatcgcgcgccgcgccgcggaggaccgacgcgaccggcgcgtcgtctcggcaaccccgtcgcccgagccCAGCCGCTGGACCGGGCCCGAGCACCTTACCCgagtcgtcgcgacgcatcACAAGACGGGCACCGCACTCATGCGCGACGTATTCTCGCACATCGCGTCGGACCCAAGGTGGGCGGCGAAGTACGGCCCGTTCGCGGACGTACGCTGGATGGAAGACCACCCGGAGCgaagcggcgtcgacgagtcgcgagccgccgtcgccgccgcgagaatCGTCCTCGACTACCACCTCGGGAAACAACTCCCGGAGTTTATGCTCGCGCGAGGGCACCGGGGCGACGGCCTGGACGGACttggagacggcgacgacgacgccaacgacgacggcgacggcgtccaagGGACGTCATCAAAGGATGGAGTTTCGTCCGTGCCTCGAGAGTGCGCGAGCCTGGTGTCTACGCTCGGGGAGTACCGCGCGGTTCACGTCGTCCGTGATCCGACGCAGGTTCTCATATCGGGGTATCTGTACCATCGCAGGCTGCCCGGGGACGAGCGTTGGCTGTTCGAGCCGtcgcccgagctcggcggcggaacgTACGCGGACCggttggcgagcgcggacaaACTCGGTGCGACGGATGCGATGCTGGCTGAGATAGCcatggcggacgacgagctccgtGCGCTCGCGTTGGCGtaccgcgacgtcgagcgggacccgcgcgggatGAACGTCAAGCTCGAGAGTTTCTTCGAGGACTTCGACGGGACGATGGGCGCGGTGTTGAGATTTCTGGAGTTCGAGGAAGGGGACGTGGGTGAGATGGTGAAGCTGGCGGGTGAGTTTGACGTCGGGCGGTGGAGCCAAGAGGAGCTGGCGGCAAACGAGCATTTCACCCAGAAAGAGGACAGGAGGCCGTACGTCGAGGCAATTCGACAGGATCCGTTCCTTAACGCGACGGTGAGTTACATGCGATACGCCATGGGGTACGTGCACGAGTTTCCAACCTTTTGGGGGGAATGA